A single genomic interval of Pirellulales bacterium harbors:
- a CDS encoding RNA polymerase sigma factor, translating to MNRLPPDTKETTLPDEVRTLAERSLAGDQAAMFALVDRFQGQVFGLCYRMLSHRQDAEDTAQDTFSRALRSLANWDRDRPFLPWLLAIAGNRCRTFLAQRRQRPPVSPLVEHLPDREHLVEPANNLAEELELALGQLRNEYRQAFLLFHQHELSYAEIASALDCPLGTVKTWVHRARQEIIEILKKRGALAEAPHALRRI from the coding sequence TTGAATCGCCTTCCGCCAGACACCAAGGAGACGACGTTGCCAGACGAAGTGCGCACCTTGGCCGAGCGCTCGTTGGCCGGAGATCAAGCCGCGATGTTCGCCTTGGTCGATCGCTTCCAAGGCCAGGTTTTTGGGCTGTGCTATCGGATGCTGAGTCACCGCCAGGATGCCGAAGACACGGCTCAAGACACATTTTCGCGCGCGCTGCGGAGTCTGGCGAACTGGGACCGCGACCGGCCTTTTTTGCCATGGCTCTTGGCGATTGCCGGCAACCGCTGCCGGACGTTTCTGGCGCAGCGGAGGCAGAGACCGCCGGTTTCACCCTTGGTTGAGCATTTGCCCGACCGCGAGCACTTGGTCGAGCCGGCGAACAACTTGGCGGAAGAATTGGAGTTGGCCTTGGGGCAACTGCGAAACGAATATCGGCAAGCCTTCCTGCTGTTCCACCAGCACGAACTCAGCTACGCCGAGATTGCGTCCGCGCTCGATTGCCCGCTGGGCACGGTCAAGACCTGGGTCCATCGGGCACGGCAAGAAATCATCGAAATCCTCAAGAAACGTGGAGCCTTGGCGGAGGCGCCCCATGCATTGCGACGAATTTGA
- a CDS encoding zf-HC2 domain-containing protein: MHCDEFENRLNDLLDRRITPDDDSRLRSHARHCPECAESMADYSALAAALKNLLPERPDESFPLAVMDQWSRERTISIRHRLMYWAVPSLTAAAALLIAMTLWRGKPTNPNSVSIPTSNVVHSIGIPSGYDRLAKETQQLASLITTRQLEVMNELVEGIKPVTASFGAAYDALRRTMPGGGSSKDSTSG, from the coding sequence ATGCATTGCGACGAATTTGAAAATCGACTGAACGATCTACTCGACCGGCGAATCACCCCCGATGATGATTCCCGCTTGCGCAGCCATGCTCGCCACTGCCCCGAGTGCGCCGAATCGATGGCGGATTATTCGGCGCTCGCCGCTGCGCTTAAAAATCTGCTCCCCGAACGGCCCGACGAATCGTTTCCCCTCGCCGTGATGGACCAGTGGTCAAGGGAGCGAACTATTTCGATTCGCCATCGACTTATGTATTGGGCTGTCCCATCGTTGACGGCCGCCGCGGCACTGCTCATTGCAATGACGCTGTGGCGCGGAAAACCTACTAATCCAAACTCCGTATCTATCCCGACCAGCAACGTCGTCCATTCGATTGGAATACCGTCGGGCTACGATCGATTGGCCAAAGAGACGCAGCAGTTGGCCTCGCTCATCACCACGCGCCAACTGGAAGTCATGAACGAGCTGGTTGAAGGAATCAAGCCGGTGACGGCCTCTTTCGGTGCCGCGTACGACGCCCTGCGCCGCACTATGCCGGGCGGCGGGTCATCGAAAGACTCCACATCGGGCTAA
- a CDS encoding L-lactate permease: MPWTQNYNPTGSALLSTLLAAASIVVLLGTLGIVGWSAPRAALAGLITALGVAIGVYGMPWASAAAATGFGVCFGLFPIGWIVLVAVFLYVLTVETGEFEKVKASVVALSPDRRVQALLIAYCFGAFLEGAAGFGTPVAISAALMIGAGFPPLYAGGLALFANTAPVAFGALGTPVITLANVTKLPVEDLSAMAGRQLPFFSLLVPAWMIWTMSGWRGLVGVWPAVVVGGGSFAAVQALVANYLGPTLVDVAGGLVSLLLLAIVLQFWQPREVWQFAGETQQRAAEMGAAVGATRFTRREIASAWTPWIILSVCVFAWGTTPVKEFLNGISEPRWEVPQLHHLVQTDATAIASARYDAVLKINWLSATGTGIFVAALLSAAWMKISPYRFVRSFFRTLHRLRGSLFTIACMLAIAYVTKYSGIDVTLGLAFTQTGVLYPFFAALLGWLGVALTGSDTSSNALFGNLQRVTAEKLGLNPILICAANSTGGVMGKMIDAQSIVVASAATGQHGDEGKLLRFVIWHSLALAALMGLLTLAQAYWLTWMVPK, encoded by the coding sequence ATGCCCTGGACGCAAAACTACAATCCAACCGGCTCAGCGCTGTTGTCCACCCTGCTGGCCGCGGCTTCGATTGTCGTGCTCCTGGGGACGCTCGGGATCGTCGGATGGTCTGCTCCGCGGGCGGCGCTGGCCGGATTGATAACCGCGCTGGGCGTGGCGATCGGTGTCTATGGCATGCCCTGGGCATCGGCGGCCGCGGCAACGGGTTTCGGCGTATGTTTCGGCCTGTTTCCAATTGGCTGGATCGTGCTCGTGGCGGTGTTCCTGTATGTGCTGACGGTGGAGACCGGCGAATTCGAGAAGGTCAAAGCCTCGGTGGTGGCGTTGTCGCCCGATCGGCGCGTGCAAGCGCTGCTCATCGCTTACTGCTTCGGGGCGTTCCTCGAAGGAGCCGCCGGCTTCGGTACGCCGGTGGCCATTTCGGCGGCGCTGATGATCGGCGCGGGGTTTCCGCCTCTCTACGCAGGCGGCTTGGCGCTGTTCGCCAACACTGCGCCGGTGGCGTTTGGAGCGCTCGGCACGCCTGTGATCACGCTCGCCAACGTGACCAAGCTGCCGGTCGAAGACTTGTCGGCAATGGCCGGCCGACAGTTGCCGTTCTTCTCGTTGCTGGTGCCGGCATGGATGATCTGGACGATGTCGGGCTGGCGCGGGCTTGTCGGCGTGTGGCCGGCCGTTGTTGTCGGCGGCGGCAGCTTTGCCGCCGTGCAGGCACTCGTCGCCAATTATCTAGGGCCAACGCTGGTTGATGTCGCCGGAGGATTGGTATCGCTCCTATTGCTGGCCATCGTGCTGCAATTCTGGCAACCGCGCGAGGTCTGGCAGTTTGCCGGCGAAACGCAACAGCGCGCTGCCGAAATGGGTGCTGCCGTCGGCGCGACACGGTTCACGCGTCGCGAAATTGCCTCGGCCTGGACGCCCTGGATCATTCTTTCCGTGTGTGTTTTCGCTTGGGGCACGACGCCGGTGAAGGAATTCTTGAACGGCATCAGTGAACCTCGCTGGGAAGTGCCGCAATTGCACCATCTGGTGCAGACCGACGCCACAGCGATCGCCAGCGCACGGTACGATGCCGTCTTGAAGATCAACTGGCTAAGCGCGACAGGCACGGGCATCTTCGTGGCCGCGTTGCTGTCGGCCGCATGGATGAAAATCTCGCCCTACCGCTTTGTTCGATCATTTTTTCGCACCCTGCATCGATTGCGAGGATCGCTGTTTACGATCGCCTGCATGTTGGCGATTGCCTATGTGACGAAGTACAGCGGCATCGACGTGACGCTCGGACTCGCTTTCACGCAGACCGGCGTCTTATATCCGTTTTTCGCGGCGCTGCTCGGCTGGCTCGGTGTCGCCCTCACCGGCAGCGATACCTCGAGTAACGCGCTGTTCGGCAACCTGCAGCGCGTGACGGCCGAAAAGCTAGGATTAAACCCTATACTGATATGCGCTGCCAACAGTACCGGTGGCGTGATGGGCAAGATGATCGACGCCCAAAGCATCGTCGTCGCCTCCGCTGCCACGGGCCAACATGGGGACGAAGGCAAACTACTCCGCTTCGTCATCTGGCACAGTCTCGCGCTGGCGGCATTGATGGGGCTGCTGACGCTGGCGCAAGCGTATTGGTTGACGTGGATGGTGCCAAAGTGA